The Pelodiscus sinensis isolate JC-2024 chromosome 4, ASM4963464v1, whole genome shotgun sequence genomic sequence GCCACGGAGAGGAAGGAGCTCACAAGCTTCCATGGAAAAGCACCATTTCTCTTTGGGTCCGAGTATCCGTGGATGGGAGCACGCCCTGCTCACAGTGGCCCCGACGCTATCCCTCCCTAACTCCACGTCTTCCAGCATTGccccaggaagcagcagcagcgagtGTGGGTCCCGAGGCCACCGGGTGCCAGCTGGAGTCCTGCAGGCGACGTGACTTTCCCTGGGTGCCTGGAagaagctgggggcagtggggaggagaggggtggagcGGCCTCCGTCCTTCAGTCCTGATCGAGGTGAGGAGATACAAGTCCATTAAAAACACTTACTGCCAACCAAACTCCTGAAAGGGACAGAACAAGACAACAGGTCACAGTCTCCCTGCTGCGCTGGGCAGGCACTGAACTGCCAGCGAGGAGCCTCCTGGGGCCCGCTCAGCCCCCCCGCAGACCTGCCTTTAACATTTGTCTTCCTGCGAGTTTGGTGCTGACAGGGTCAACAGGACCCACAGCCTTGGAAAGCGACGTCCTCTGtccccagggcaggctccccCAGGCCGCTACCCTGGacggccacctctggggcgagGCAGGCATGCCATCTCCATAGCAACCGAGAATGCCACCTAGGAGGCCAAGGCATGTCCAACAGGCCAACTGTGCACTAGGAACCAGACCGACATGCACAGGTCCCGGCCAACCCAGGacgggcaggagccagtggccTAGAGGGGAGTCGTTTTGCCTGGGATACGTAATGAGGCCTGAGGTACACTCAGCCGATTCAGAATAAATCCTGCAAGCCACAGAGACTCTGCTGAAGGGACGTGTTCCCTCCACCAAAGGACGTACTGACAAGACACTGGGTGTTACACTGCGCACTTGGAGAGAGATGAGCGCTTCACAAGGGTAATGGGCTAAGCCAGAAGCATGTGGCTGGCAGGGAAATGCTGCtgatatggggggggagggggagagggagaaggaaacagGCACAGAAAAGGTAAGGAACTTGCCAAAGTTCACTATCCATCAGTGGCAAAGACTGCAgggccccatccccacccctgactCCCAGTCCATCCCTTCTGCCACCAGCATGCCTGGATAAGGTGCACACTGAAAATATTTTGGAGCGGAGGATGAACATTTAAAAGCACACGGCAATCATGGGGCTGAAATCCAGGGCTCCCCATGAGGCCCATGGCTGGCGTGGGTAAGAGCTGGCCCAGTCCCAGTGGGGGCCTCATGGCCTGACCCTGGTAAAAATTAGGAGCCTGCTCTGAGGTGAAGACCATGCAGCACTAGGCTGAATGTTCGAGGCACCCCAGCCCAATGCCAAGCAAACCCGGGAAGAAGCAGAGACCGCCGAgcgctgccctcacagcaggtgAGGGGCACCGCCGTCCTGTGTCTCACCCAGAGGCATCCCAAGCAGCTCACCAAGTCCTGCAGGGACAGCGGGAGTGGGACCAGGACACCGTGGCCTCGCGAGAGGATGGCGGAGGCTAGTTCTAACACCGCCCACCTCTGTATAGCTGGAGGTAGGGGAGGCAGCAGAAATCCTGGCGTTAGCCCAGCTGTCCCAGGCACAATGGGGTGCTTTGCAATTGGAGAGTCAGCTTGTTCCTTAGGGTACAGCCTTGcgcggatacaaaattttgtaccCACAGCCGCAAAAACGAGGCACGGATCCCCGCAGCCACATCCGCGATGCAGATACCCCCGGACAGAAAGCGGGCctctgcggatttgcagggctgtgcCTGAGGGACAGTCTCCCTCAGAGGGGGGCGCACAGTGCATGGGCCACTTTGCCAGGCTGGACAAAGGCCGTACGCGTGGGCAACACAAGGAAACTACAATACCTCCACCACCACGTGGCTCTGACATGGTAGGCGTGACAAAGCTTTGGTGGATTGGAAGCAGCACGTGGCGTGAACCTGGCAGCCCTGAGCCATCAGCCTCAACTTGAAAGGCTGCTCGGCCCTCTCCAGTAGAGCCTCAGAACTCATAGGGTTAGAAAGGCCCAGGAGGGTCATCTAATCTAACCCTCTGCCAGGATGCAGGATTTACTGGGCCCAAGCCACCCAAGACagctctctccagcctccttctgGAAACCGCAACTGCAGGCGCCTCCATGACCTCCCAAGTGTCTGATCCATGGCAGTGCTACTCTCACAGCTCAGAAACTGTGCCCGAGACTGAATCTAAATCGGCAGTGCTGTCACTTGATCCCCTCGCCTTTcgccctgctgcctgcagcaAGGGAGCAAAACTGTTCTGCATGGTTACAGTACGGAAGAACACTATTGTGTCCCCCAGCACTGCGGGGGATGGACGTGCGGTTCGTACTGACACCCTAACCACCCAGCAACCCATCAGTCATACTCTGCCCAGCTCCCACCACGTGGGCAAAGCCACTCTGCCCCAGCCATGCCGGACTGAACCTAGGAGAGAGGACAGAGCATCCAGGGCTAGGCGCTCTCTTTGCTGTCCAGTGCGGGCAGGGTAGACTCCATCAAGCCAGGACACTGGAAGGAATTCTAGCCCCATGCTCaagaggagcagggccaggaatgCCTCTGCTGATGCATGTGAATCAGTAGCAGCACCAAGCCCCTTGCTGTGCCAACAGAAAAACGCCAATACGAGACGTCAGGGCTGGTAACTCGGCGGCCATCATAGAGGAGatttccctcctcttctcccctgggGAAGCATTTTCCTCTTGGGGCTCACGCTGCAGGCAATGAAAGATCATGCATTGCTTGAGACCTGGAGGGCTGCCACTGGCTATATGACTGACACACTAAGTGAAGGACCGCCCTGTTAGCCACAGAGCGCCAGCTGCTAACAGCCAGGGCAAAGGGACTGCAGAATGCCCAGCCTGCCTCCCAGGAATGCACCATGTCCCTCTAGGGAAATGGGGCGCCCACTGGAAGCAGGTGGATGGCCCTGCAGCACAAGAGGGGTTGAAGacccagggccctgggccagctTACCTTTCTCAGTGGTGCCGGTCCCGTTCTCTGTCCCTGTCCCGATGTCTCTCATGATCCCGGTTCCGTTCTTGGAAATAGTCCTCGTGCCGATCCTCATTGTGGAGCGGGTCccggtgcctcctgctgctctcgCGGGACCGACTGGGTGACCTCTCCCGAGATCGGTGTCTTTTTCTGGAAGACAAGGCTGGGTGCTGAGTCTCTCCTGGACGGGCTTCCCTTCAAAGGGGCTGCTGCTCCCACAAAAGTCTCCCCAAAGGGCAGTGAGCTGGGCCCCCACTCCCCATCTTCACCAGAGGCCCAACAGGAGAGAAGGGAGTtcccccctcctgctctggggGGCGAGGATTTacctggaggagctgctgctggcgcCCATGCTGTAGGACTTGGCCTCGATCCCATGAAGACAATCcttgagggaggagaggaggacacGGCACCGCTCGTCGTTGGCGACGCGCGACTGTTTGATGACGGCGATGGCCGTGAGCAGGGTCTCTATGGCGTCACTGTAATCCCCTGCGGGACACgagaagggtgaggggagggcccggagaggggatggagggcgacagggcagggagcagctcttACCTGCGCTGGCCCCAGACACCGCTTTGGAAATGGCACTGCTGGAAATCGCCCGGTTcctgtccatgatctcctcaaACTCGGCTTCGCTCACCGGGGCGGGCAGCGGGCCCAGCTCTCGACTGAACGGAACAGAGCATGTGCCCGTCAGGCAGGCACGGGGAGAGAGCTCCTGCCCCCGatgagtgtccaggaaggttCTAAGGATTAAAGTCCAGCTAGCAGGGCTCCCCATAGGCACCAACGCGGGGGTGTCCCAGGCCCACTGCCCAGCTGGCAAGGCTCCCCCAGGGCACCGAATAGGAGGTACCCCAGGCCCACTGCCCAGCTGGCAGGACTCCCCTTAGCAGTACCTTTTGCCTTCTTGGGACCCAGAAGGCCCAGATCTGGCTGGCACATGGTTACAACTGTACCACGGCCTCTTGGCCCAATCCTCCCAGCCCGTCCTTTCCCAGTCCAGCAAAGGCTGGAGCTGTTCTCACCTGCTGTGGTTATATGCTGCGGAGGCCTTGTAGGTGTCTGGCGGGGGGCCCAGTGCTGCGtttggtggggggaagaaggcaggattgaggtgcagggcGGGTGGGACAGCCCCTGGAGGTGGCACGGCCAGGTGAGGGGGCAGTCGTGGAGGAGGGGGCATTAGATGCTGGTAATGGATTCCCGGAGGGGGAGGTGGCACTCCAAAGCTCGAGGAGAGAGGCGGTGGGGGAGGCAtcgggggaggtggcagggccaTGAGGGGCATGGCAGCAGGGGGGCGGTTAAAGAAAGACAGCACGGAAGGGGGCTTCTCCGCACGCGAGAACGGCACAGCGTTCTCCGTCGGCGTGGCTCGGCCGTCCATCGAATCCGACGAGTCCCGGGAGTGAGCCCTCGGCGGCACCCCTGTCGGCCAGCAGAGAAGAGGAACAGATTGTGAGCATGGGGCCGACCGCTCCCAGGGGAAAGCCACCTGACGAAAGCTAACTGCGGCAGGCCTCCCAACCCCACACGTGCAACCAAGTGACCGAGGGTGGGACATGTCACCCCCTCAGCTCTGTATCAGCCTCCACACCCTGAGATCGGGACACCCCTCGCCCACGGTCACACGCCTGATTTCAGCGGAGCCTGAGGTGCCGAGAGAAAGATCCAGCCAGCCAAACGTAGCCTCCACTTCCACAGGCCTCAGCAAGGGCGTGACAGCTCTCCACCAAGACAGCAGGAAAGCTTCCATGGCAAGCACAGGGCATGGAAGTTGCAAAGCAAACTGGCTGCCTGGGCAGAAGCCAAAAGCCATAACCACTGGCAAGAGGTCGCAGTCAAGAGGTCCCTGGACACTGCGCGAGTCAGAGCTTGCCTGTTAGCTGGTTAATACAGCTGGTTTGGGCCTGCACAGCGGCAGAGAGAGTGAAATCCTGCCAATACTTTAGGTGAGCCTGACCCAGAGAGTCTGTAATCCCCTAGGGGGGCGGATCCAGAAAGGGCTGATGAGATTATCATGTGAACAAACTTAGAGACACGGTCTGGATCCAAAGCTCCCAGGGCCACCCTGCCCTGGAGGGCAAGTAACCAGAGGCTGACAGCGAGGGAACCTGAGGGGGTTAGATCTGCAGGAGACACGGAGATGTTGCTCATCCGCAGCCATGGGGACGGAGAggacctgaggctatgtctgaaGAGTTCTGGGAACAAGCCAAGGCAAATTCATATTCCAAGAAAACTTTCCCTTCTCTAGCCTCTTTCAGCCCAGGATCAAAGGGCTGGAGACTCCCTGGGGCCTTGCCTGCCCTGGTGAGCAGTCCTGTCTCAGCCACTGGTGAACTGCTAGGAGCTGGCCTGGTTTTATCCAGGTAGAAGGTCCATGAATGCCAGATATTGGTCAGCGTCATCAGGGCAAGCACAGCGACCCCAACAGCTACAGCCAGGGCAGTTCcccagtgcagacaaagccaaCAGTCTCACAATAGCCCTGTGGTAAGGGACAGAAGAGAGGAACCTCTCACCTGCCGCTGACATGCCGCCCCCTCCACGCCAGAAGGTGGCACAGTCTGACAGAGCACTGCACTTCTTTTGGGCAATTCATGGTGGGCAATGGAGAATTTGGGGTTCCACTGCAGCTGTCTGGGGGCATGTGAGGGCTGAAGGACAGTCACCCAGTGGGAATTTGTCCAGGGCGCTGAGGGGCAGTACTTCTCTCACAGAACGTGCCACAGGATCAACAACGACCACAAGTGGTCACAGTTTTGTCATGTGTCTCCCTAGAAAGATGGCCCCTCcggctgcacagcgccccctagctggggcggggccggggcgggccaTCAGACTGAGGAAAAAGGCCATTGTACAAGGCCCATGGtgaggccccagctggagtactgcgtccagtgtTGGGCACCTTACCTCCGCAGGGATGTACAAAttctggagaaggtccagagaagagctattAATAGATATGGAGGGTCTTAGCTATGATGATAGGCTGAAGAGCTTAAGCCCATTCAGtttggagaggaggaggaggaggaggaggctacGAGGGATCTTCGCAGTCTATGAGCACCTAAAATGGGATCATAAAGACTCGGGTCAGGATCGGGTCAGACTCGGCAGCAACAGGAAAAACACGCAGAGACTCCTGGGAAatcagcccccaccccagggttCTGGTGGGTTCAGTCCGCTAGAGTTCTGCTCTGGATCGCCAGGCCCAACTGGAGTCTCCCCTTCCTCATgcaccctgtgcccctccccgccctggcaGCGGGCCTGCCCCACTTACGTTTCCGGGCCTGTGCCTCAAACTGCGACAGGTTCTGCCGCGTGGCCAGTTTCACGTCCACTTTATCCCCATTGAGGATCTTGCCAGGCAGCAGGTCCAGCAGCTTGTGGACTGAGTTCTCGGAGGCCACTACCACCTCTGCATACCTGTGGGGAGCCAGAGACAAGCAGATGATGGCAGGCCAGTACAACTaagcccaccctcctccccccaccacagtctGTGGGGATCACCCCGAAAGCAGCCATGGGTGCCTCAATGTACCCCTCTCCCCACGATCCAGGCAGAATAGAGAGCAGCAACCCTCACCTCTCACTGTGGTTGTCTGTCTGCAACTCCACCCAGCCCACCACTGCAGGGGCACGGGCATTCCTATTCCTACCTGCTTCCCATCAGCTCTCCCACCCCTGTACTTCAACACACTAGCTCCATCATATGGGCACCTTGCaaagccccccttctcctccccagctagGCCTCTGGCCACCCTGCCCACAGGGAACAGGCAGGTCGCCTTTGGCGACAGGACCATATGAGAAAAGGTGCCGGGTCTCCTCCAACAGCGTTCACATTTAGAGTGGCCCACCGCCGGAAGACCCTGGGAATTCTCCCTCTGGATCCCCTCAAGAGCGCTCACCCTTTGGATTGGCCATTGGCTCGGTTCTCTGCGAATTTCAGCTCCACCACATCGCGGACCCCAACTGAGCGAATAATCTggatcagctgctggtcagttgtCCACTGAGAACAAGTGGAAGAGAACAGCTGAGGCCCAATGGCAAGATCTCTGGGCTGCATATCCCTGTTCCAGGACTAGCATGATCGATCATTCACCTCCACcgagcgcccccctcccccccgctcaaTCTCCCCCTAGGATCTTTAGCACAGGCTCCAGTTTCTGAGGCCACAAATGCTTTCAGCAGGGAGGGGATACAACCAGCCCCGTAACCCTGTCTAGGAGACACCAATCCCCAAGGAGGCAGCTGTACACAAGAGTCTTAAGTCCTGGGAAAAGGCAGAGTGGAGAGCTGTGGGGATTCAAGGGCTCTGTGTACAAGCCGAGTTTGAGCACCACGTGCCAATCCAACCAACACGCTTGGAGGAAGAAGGATCACGGGAGCTGTTGGCCCAGAGTTCAGTTCCCAGGCCCACTCAGGGACAACTAGTCCCACTAGCATTAGTGACTCATGCGGTGGGGACCCCTGTTCTTCAGAGAGCCCACACCTCATGTCAGCTAAGCCAGCCCACAGCCACAAGAGCACGCCAGCTGGCCCAAAGCCATcactctcccccgccccatgcagaCTATGCCTTGAGATCACCACTGAGCACAGGTGGTCCAGGTCTCTATTCTACCACCCCTCAGTAACTGGCACTTGCAGTCCCTGGATGGTTCAGAGCTGACAGAGCACCCCATGCCCCTTTCTGCAGAacctgggtttccccagccatgTGCAAACCAAGCTAGATTTCACTTCACTGGATAGCTAAGACTGCAGCCCAGACGGCAATTCCCTGTGTCTGTCCCCAGGAAGCAAAGGCTGTCCAACTAAGCCAGGTGCTCCCAGTGGGCACCAGTGACCCCACTCACCCAGGAAAAGCTGCCCACGTACACCGCTGCCCGTTTGTTGCGCAGCCCACTGTAGGTGTACAGGATGGCGGGCGGTTTGCTGTTTGGCTTGGCTGACTGCTCCTGGCGCATCTCAGACTGTGCCTCCGAGCTGCTGGTGCAGCTTTCAGCTGGCTGCGAGCTCGCCGCTAGCACGTCGTCGTACAGATCCATCTGGTCGGCATTGCTGAATTCAGAGTCCTAGGGCACACAAGCGATCGGTCAGCCTTTCCGCGACGAGCCCATGAAGCCAGAGGGGCACGTCTCTCAAGGGAGAGACTCCAGCAGGCCAGAGGTTGGCCCTGCCCAGTGGCTCTCATCTGCTGGAAAGCAGCCCGTGCTCCCCCAGAGATTCAACACCAAACACAGAACAATCCCTGGGAGGGATCATTCTCTCCTGTCCAGGCTGAGTTTCACCAGAACACTCACTCTCAGAAGCCAAAGGGAAGAAATGCCACGGGGCTGAGAAATACCCCGTAACAGGGACCTCCTGGTTCCTCGGCATCTTTGTGTCTTCTTCATCCTAAATCTGATTTAGGCTGTCAATGGCTGGGGAGAGGACTCCAGCTCGCATACACACCTGCAAAGCTCCTGCCATACGTTTCAGATGACAAAAGAGTTCACGACAAAGAAAGAATTTGCCTCACTGCCCCCACCTAACCCTAACTCTTTCCGCTGTGGAAAAGAGACCTGCCAAGGCAGGTGGCACAGCGGAGCACAGCTCAATCCCCACAGCTGCGTGGGCTCTGGCGCCGCATGGGAGTGGCGTTTGTGTCAGTGGGCAAACGGGACTCGCTTGGGGTCACAAAGAGGCCAaaagtttaggacaggaagtgaaaaatGCTGTATCCAAATGAAAGGAGGGAGAACTTCCAAAGGCAGACTGGAATCTGGCTAGAGCACAATGGTAAATGCTCCTTTTCGGACCATGAGCAGCCAGGACAGGTTTCATACCTGACCCCAGAGGAACAGCACGCCTGGCCATATTTCTGGTAGGGATATTAGAAAGTAATTACTTGAATAACTGtgtaaccacacaaaatattGTCAGTTACATGGCTATTTGAtggtccccaggggcggggccagtgcactcctagccccactcctggggaatccccagccaccctgccctgtggcctctgtattagaggctgCAGCATGGGGTGGACAGGTGGGAGCCTGTCCACAAGgcgagctggtttaaaaaccagttcccagcacagagcagctcctgcttgctgccccacgctgctgcctttgatacagaagcagcagcgcagtaGGGCAGCAGCTTTGGTCTGCAGGGACCCAAGTTCcctggggacagaggctgctccatggcaggctcctctgccctctgcctccactgctctttctgacagaggcagcagtgtggggggtgaaGGAGGCGACTCGCATGAACTGAGGCAGCAACAGCACCTATTAAAACCTGGCTCTCCacggcaccagctcccactccccccccactgcctcagacacagaggcagtgggtgggggcaatgcatgtagtcaataaaattaaccaataaacaggcttattggttaatcttatagTCGACTACACGTTGAGATCCCTAATTTCTGCGGCACGGATTCAGCCCCCATAGGAAAGACTGCCCCCTACTGCAGCATCTGGGCTTTCCTCGGCAGTCTGCTGGCCAGGCTCAACTTAGAGGAGACCTGAACCTGAGGTGGCCTGAGGCCTTTGAGGAAGCAGTGCAATCAATGGGGGGCAATTTCCTTCTACTGCTCATAACCCTTAAAGCATCAGAGCCCGTAGCTCAGCATTTTATCCCAGTTACTGTTACAACAAATGCTATGGGCCTTTCAAAACTCTTAGAAAGCGATTCACTTTATTGACACCCCACAGCAGCAAGGGCCACAGGTTAATTATGCATTAGCAGCCATTTCATATGCTTGAAGATAATTATCTTAACTCATCAAGGGCATGCTTGTTCTTGTACCCAGACAATATCAGGGTGAGTGTAAatccaggccaggccaggggcaTGAGATCAGGAAGACAATTCCTTTGAGAAAGGAGCCATTTAAAGCTATTACATGGATCTcagggcctgctgctgctcccaatAAAATCAAGGCTACCACAGCCAACAAGTGCAGTTGGGCAGGAGCAGACTTGATGCATCATTTCTAGACTCCGGTCCCTGGAAGCGTGGGAGGGACATGCCTTAGGAAATGGAATAGGTACCTTCCTAAGGTCCCTTCCCTTTTCTACGATCCTGGGAGTGTTGGGATCAGGTGCAGGAGTGTTCTCTGAGCTGTTTTCTAGTGTCCGCACCAGTCCAGGGAGAGCAACCCCCATCCCACCAGGGAACACCACTCCTACGAATGTCTCCACAGTGGTACCTTTCTGGAGACTTACCCTCCTTCGATCACTTTCCATTTGTCCGAGCTAGACCTTCTACCAACACTAAGTTTGCAAGGAGACATGGCTCTGGATAACAgttctgcgccccccccctccccatccatcACTTAACCAAGCTGCAAAGGTTTTGtaaccctccccccattcctgggTGTTGTTCCTGCCCTATTCTGACCCCTCAGCCCCAATATATTTATTGCCAGTTTTGCGATAACcaagtgcccagaactgaacactgtAGCTGGCATCCCCCACTGGAGTTGTTCAGAGaggacccctccccgcccccacgtgGTAATGGGCTGTACCTGCAGGGATGTGGTGCCCAGGCCCAGTGCCCACAGCTCAGCAAGGATACTGATACATTGCTGAGACTTCAGAGAAGAGCCGCTAGAATCATTACAGGGTTTCGAAAATCTGCCTTCCAGGGATGGACGCAAGGAGCTTAGCAAAGAGCTAGGTAAGGGGTAACTTGAGCCCGTCTCTACATCAGGAAGGACGACTGGCAAGAAACGGAGATTCAGCCCTAGAAAGGACTTTGAATGCAGTCCATTGTCTGGATCATCAGCAGCCGGGTAACCCTGGGGCGCACAACGAGAATGCTGACCCCTGGCTGCCGCAAACTGGTTTGGTCAATCTCCGTGTCTGATAAGACTATTGACACAGGGAACAAAGATTTAATAATGGGCCCTTCAGTCTAGCTGGAAAAGACAGAACACGATCCATGGGCTGGAAGCTGAATGGagataaattcagactggaaataaaccACAGATTTTTAACAgcataattaaccactggaactaTTTACAAGGGTTGTGGTAaactctccatcactgacaattttcaaGTCAAGATTGCATGGTTTCCTGCAAGTTCAGctccaggaattattttggggaagttttctGGCCTTTGTTGTTCATCAGGTCAGGCGCTAGATCaccacaatggtcccttttggcctttgaATCGCTGAATCAATATCCAGAATCTCGCATGCGCTATGATTCCTCAGTTGTAGAATCCACATAGAGTGCGGTTTCTCCCCAGCCAACACAGAAATCCCTGTTCTGTGCAGTGGTGTGTGTCTCCCACCCTAGTCAAACCACGTGCCCTCCAGCCAACCAATCAATAGCATACCTGGTAAAACAGGGCTCAAAGTTCCTTTTCTTTTTGGCTACCTACCCTTGTGATTGCAGGAGGAAGACTGAACCTAGCATCCCAAAGCAGAGCCTAGCTTCCTTTCTTTAGCTTTCACTCACAAAGGGGGAGATATTCACAGATATACATGGTGTTAGGTGCCTAACACTTGCAATCCTCTAGTTTCTTTTCCACACATTCAGCCTGTGGAACggcttgccggaggatgttgtgaagggcagGACTTGAACAGAGATCAGAAAAGAACttgataaattcctggaggttagatctatcaatggctattagccaggatgggcaggaatggtgtccctagcctctgattgtcagaggctgggaatattTGACAGGggtgggatcgcttgatgattccctgttgtgctcattccctctggggcacctggcattggccactgttggcagacaggacactgggctagatggacctttggactgacccagtttggccattcttatattcttaatcaACAGAAATTAAGGGTCACATCTTCgaataccccctccccccatggattTTCCTCTTTAGTTTCTGCCTATAAATGGTGCTGTTTTTTTCCACCCAACCCTGCCACCCCCAGTTAATTTAATTTAACCCAGCTCATGTGTTCTGCCCCATCCCAGTTCATGAAATGCGAAGGGAGCCTGACTGTGCTCCCAACATCTGCCAGGAGCCAGCCCAAACTTGGCAACTTGAAggaaaaaagcaatcagaaaccCTGACCTTTATAAAGGCATGCCAAAGAGTAGGGGCTCAATGAAAAAACCCACCTCTGCAGGTCAAACCACCCAAAGTCATCTCTGTGCCACTGCTCAGACCCCTGCAAGCCCAGGGCCGCAAGTCAGCTCTCCCATGTAGCATATGGCAGGCAATTCTCTTCTCCAATCTCAGACATACAAGTGTAGCATTTTGTATTTGCTCCCATTGCCATCAAAGTGCAGTATACCATTACTTAGATCTA encodes the following:
- the CPSF7 gene encoding cleavage and polyadenylation specificity factor subunit 7 isoform X3 encodes the protein MSEGVDLIDIYADEEFNQDSEFSNADQMDLYDDVLAASSQPAESCTSSSEAQSEMRQEQSAKPNSKPPAILYTYSGLRNKRAAVYVGSFSWWTTDQQLIQIIRSVGVRDVVELKFAENRANGQSKGYAEVVVASENSVHKLLDLLPGKILNGDKVDVKLATRQNLSQFEAQARKRVPPRAHSRDSSDSMDGRATPTENAVPFSRAEKPPSVLSFFNRPPAAMPLMALPPPPMPPPPPLSSSFGVPPPPPGIHYQHLMPPPPRLPPHLAVPPPGAVPPALHLNPAFFPPPNAALGPPPDTYKASAAYNHSRTFLDTHRGQELSPRACLTGTCSVPFSRELGPLPAPVSEAEFEEIMDRNRAISSSAISKAVSGASAGDYSDAIETLLTAIAVIKQSRVANDERCRVLLSSLKDCLHGIEAKSYSMGASSSSSRKRHRSRERSPSRSRESSRRHRDPLHNEDRHEDYFQERNRDHERHRDRDRERDRHH
- the CPSF7 gene encoding cleavage and polyadenylation specificity factor subunit 7 isoform X1 produces the protein MVPPSGPGGAGRKGRGLAAEGAWSSGAGCGVHLLPPSLRPRAPAAAKMSEGVDLIDIYADEEFNQDSEFSNADQMDLYDDVLAASSQPAESCTSSSEAQSEMRQEQSAKPNSKPPAILYTYSGLRNKRAAVYVGSFSWWTTDQQLIQIIRSVGVRDVVELKFAENRANGQSKGYAEVVVASENSVHKLLDLLPGKILNGDKVDVKLATRQNLSQFEAQARKRVPPRAHSRDSSDSMDGRATPTENAVPFSRAEKPPSVLSFFNRPPAAMPLMALPPPPMPPPPPLSSSFGVPPPPPGIHYQHLMPPPPRLPPHLAVPPPGAVPPALHLNPAFFPPPNAALGPPPDTYKASAAYNHSRTFLDTHRGQELSPRACLTGTCSVPFSRELGPLPAPVSEAEFEEIMDRNRAISSSAISKAVSGASAGDYSDAIETLLTAIAVIKQSRVANDERCRVLLSSLKDCLHGIEAKSYSMGASSSSSRKRHRSRERSPSRSRESSRRHRDPLHNEDRHEDYFQERNRDHERHRDRDRERDRHH
- the CPSF7 gene encoding cleavage and polyadenylation specificity factor subunit 7 isoform X2, which produces MVPPSGPGGAGRKGRGLAAEGAWSSGAGCGVHLLPPSLRPRAPAAAKMSEGVDLIDIYADEEFNQDSEFSNADQMDLYDDVLAASSQPAESCTSSSEAQSEMRQEQSAKPNSKPPAILYTYSGLRNKRAAVYVGSFSWWTTDQQLIQIIRSVGVRDVVELKFAENRANGQSKGYAEVVVASENSVHKLLDLLPGKILNGDKVDVKLATRQNLSQFEAQARKRVPPRAHSRDSSDSMDGRATPTENAVPFSRAEKPPSVLSFFNRPPAAMPLMALPPPPMPPPPPLSSSFGVPPPPPGIHYQHLMPPPPRLPPHLAVPPPGAVPPALHLNPAFFPPPNAALGPPPDTYKASAAYNHSSRELGPLPAPVSEAEFEEIMDRNRAISSSAISKAVSGASAGDYSDAIETLLTAIAVIKQSRVANDERCRVLLSSLKDCLHGIEAKSYSMGASSSSSRKRHRSRERSPSRSRESSRRHRDPLHNEDRHEDYFQERNRDHERHRDRDRERDRHH